Proteins from a genomic interval of Flammeovirgaceae bacterium SG7u.111:
- a CDS encoding PDZ domain-containing protein: MKLRKNKSISKLLRHTTSRILILYIFSSLVACSSPQKPSITFTVAMENPSEHTFQVKMECTGMEKEYVDFKIPMWSPGYYQILNFAENIENFAATDENGTELAFEKHNENTWRVTRGQSSSIVLNYDVKTVRTFVAIPYLDEERGYIIPTGVMLHPTELVQTPSKIIIDPYEGWDKVATGLDAVEGENFTFMADNFDALYDSPLLVGKLEELPSFTVKGVPHYFMGYKMGEFNKEGFINDLKKVTEAATDIIGDVPFKHYTFIGIGPGRGGIEHLNSTTVSFNGNSLSDTSSYQRMLNFLAHEYFHHYNVKRIRPIELGPFDYDKENRTKMLWLSEGVSVYYEYLAVKRAGLCNETQLLGHLKNDILAYERKPGRLFQSLAESSYETWEDGPFGRVGDEFNKTISYYDKGPIVGWLFDFAIRHETKNEKSLDDVMRFLYNHYYKELGRGFTEDELREALETAAGTKLDELFTYIYTTEELDYNKYLAYAGYQIDVTPQPVAGGWLGATASSKNDSLFIKDVEWKSPAWEGGLRKGDLVLDINGAEELKNIISTKKEGDIIQVTVRKDTESKKISIPLGTKMFRSFEFSKLDSLTELQQKIQQSWLGEVAL, from the coding sequence ATGAAACTACGGAAAAACAAGTCAATAAGTAAACTATTGAGGCATACTACTTCCCGAATCTTAATTCTCTATATTTTCTCATCCTTAGTGGCATGTTCTAGCCCCCAAAAGCCTTCCATTACTTTTACGGTGGCTATGGAAAACCCATCAGAACACACTTTTCAGGTGAAAATGGAATGCACGGGGATGGAAAAAGAATACGTCGATTTTAAAATACCAATGTGGTCGCCAGGATACTACCAAATCCTGAATTTTGCAGAGAATATTGAAAACTTTGCCGCGACAGACGAAAATGGGACCGAACTCGCTTTTGAAAAACACAATGAAAACACTTGGCGAGTTACCAGAGGGCAAAGCTCCAGTATTGTACTGAACTACGATGTAAAAACTGTCCGCACTTTTGTGGCGATTCCTTACCTTGATGAGGAAAGAGGCTATATCATTCCTACTGGCGTGATGCTCCACCCTACCGAACTGGTGCAAACCCCCTCAAAAATCATCATCGATCCCTACGAAGGCTGGGATAAAGTGGCCACAGGGTTGGATGCCGTAGAAGGCGAAAACTTCACTTTCATGGCAGACAACTTCGATGCACTCTACGACAGCCCGCTCTTGGTAGGGAAACTGGAAGAACTTCCTTCCTTTACCGTGAAAGGTGTTCCCCACTATTTTATGGGCTACAAAATGGGCGAGTTTAATAAAGAGGGATTCATCAACGATTTGAAAAAAGTGACTGAAGCAGCTACCGATATCATTGGCGATGTTCCTTTCAAACACTATACATTTATCGGGATTGGGCCAGGTCGTGGTGGCATTGAACACCTCAACTCTACTACCGTTAGCTTTAATGGAAACAGCCTAAGCGACACAAGTAGTTATCAAAGAATGCTCAATTTTCTCGCCCACGAATATTTCCACCATTACAATGTAAAACGAATCCGCCCCATAGAGCTTGGTCCTTTTGATTACGACAAGGAGAACCGTACCAAAATGCTGTGGCTTTCGGAAGGCGTAAGTGTGTATTACGAATACCTAGCGGTGAAACGTGCCGGGCTTTGCAATGAAACTCAGTTGTTAGGACATTTAAAAAATGACATCTTGGCTTATGAAAGAAAACCAGGGCGCTTATTCCAATCTTTGGCCGAGTCAAGTTATGAAACTTGGGAAGACGGTCCTTTCGGAAGAGTTGGAGACGAATTCAACAAAACGATTTCTTATTACGACAAAGGACCAATTGTTGGATGGCTTTTCGATTTTGCCATTAGGCACGAAACTAAAAATGAAAAATCGCTGGACGATGTAATGCGCTTTTTGTACAACCATTACTACAAAGAGCTGGGAAGAGGCTTCACTGAAGACGAGTTACGCGAAGCATTGGAAACTGCCGCGGGCACAAAGTTGGACGAGCTATTTACCTACATCTACACCACCGAAGAATTGGACTACAACAAGTACTTGGCATATGCTGGTTATCAAATAGATGTAACTCCTCAGCCTGTTGCTGGCGGATGGCTTGGGGCTACTGCAAGCAGCAAAAATGATTCGCTTTTTATAAAGGACGTGGAATGGAAATCACCCGCTTGGGAAGGAGGATTGCGTAAAGGAGATTTAGTCTTAGACATCAATGGTGCTGAGGAGCTGAAAAATATTATTTCCACCAAAAAAGAGGGGGATATTATCCAAGTGACGGTTCGAAAAGATACAGAAAGCAAGAAAATAAGCATTCCACTAGGCACCAAAATGTTCCGTTCATTTGAATTCAGCAAATTGGACAGCCTGACCGAACTACAGCAAAAAATCCAACAATCTTGGCTGGGGGAAGTAGCCTTGTAA
- a CDS encoding AraC family transcriptional regulator: MPPANLIKNRISNSWELDKLLISHNILDYQSSGKMVSKNDSEFVRMHFGLQGSYSFRFSQLDRSFDLGGHHNNIMYSKGLEIEVLNKSQRIETFGVNFTPEAFIEIGQNGNEPLKRFTEKVINQKDCMLSAHWKTNNFKIQQVIQEIIQCPYTNQLKNLFLLSKSIELLVLQAELYEEQETFQFIKSEQDKRKLIEAKELLNSRIGTPPTIVELSKLSGVNEYKLKKGFKELFGTTIFGYIHHCRMSLAKKLLLGTDKSAKEIAYETGYSSPQHFSNAFKKEFGVTPNGVRINPDAAIG; the protein is encoded by the coding sequence ATGCCCCCGGCCAACCTCATAAAAAACAGGATTTCCAACTCGTGGGAGCTGGATAAACTTCTTATTTCTCACAACATTCTTGATTACCAGTCGAGTGGGAAGATGGTATCCAAAAATGATTCGGAATTTGTCAGGATGCACTTTGGCTTACAGGGGAGCTATTCCTTTCGTTTTTCCCAGTTGGATCGTTCGTTCGACCTTGGGGGGCATCACAACAACATCATGTATTCTAAGGGGTTGGAGATTGAGGTGTTGAATAAAAGCCAGCGTATCGAAACTTTTGGGGTGAACTTTACGCCCGAGGCTTTCATAGAAATAGGGCAAAATGGGAACGAGCCGCTGAAGCGATTCACCGAAAAGGTGATCAACCAAAAAGATTGCATGTTATCTGCCCACTGGAAGACGAATAATTTCAAAATCCAGCAAGTGATTCAGGAAATTATCCAATGCCCTTACACCAACCAACTGAAAAATTTATTTCTCCTTTCCAAAAGCATTGAACTGCTCGTGCTCCAAGCTGAACTCTACGAAGAACAGGAAACTTTTCAATTCATAAAATCGGAGCAGGATAAGAGAAAGTTGATTGAAGCCAAGGAATTGCTCAACTCCCGAATAGGTACCCCCCCTACTATAGTTGAGCTTTCAAAATTGAGCGGCGTCAACGAATACAAACTCAAAAAGGGCTTCAAAGAGCTTTTTGGCACTACTATTTTTGGCTATATCCATCACTGCCGGATGAGCTTGGCGAAGAAACTTTTGCTGGGAACAGACAAATCTGCCAAAGAAATTGCCTACGAAACTGGCTACAGCTCGCCCCAGCATTTTTCCAATGCCTTCAAAAAAGAATTTGGCGTCACTCCCAATGGTGTTAGGATAAATCCCGATGCTGCAATCGGTTAA
- a CDS encoding SRPBCC domain-containing protein — protein MNDSMVFKEEVIFQASPEQVWGLLTNPAMTKQYMFGCEVISSWNIGSPIHWKGVTEDGKEVVYVKGTILEYEENKRITFSMFDPNMGIADIPTNYVNMTYSVISNGLGTALTITQGDFAGADNAEQRFEESKKGWEMVIPLMRKVLEG, from the coding sequence ATGAACGATTCAATGGTTTTCAAAGAAGAAGTAATATTTCAGGCAAGCCCTGAACAAGTATGGGGTTTATTGACCAACCCTGCCATGACCAAGCAGTACATGTTTGGCTGCGAAGTGATTTCTTCTTGGAATATTGGCAGCCCAATCCACTGGAAAGGGGTGACGGAAGATGGCAAAGAAGTGGTGTATGTGAAAGGAACCATTCTCGAATATGAAGAAAACAAAAGGATCACTTTTTCCATGTTCGATCCCAACATGGGCATCGCCGATATCCCTACAAACTATGTCAACATGACTTACTCGGTAATATCAAATGGGCTTGGCACTGCGCTTACCATCACCCAAGGCGACTTTGCCGGAGCTGACAATGCTGAACAACGGTTTGAAGAATCGAAGAAAGGTTGGGAAATGGTGATCCCGCTGATGAGGAAGGTTTTGGAAGGCTAA
- a CDS encoding acetylxylan esterase has translation MKRLFVLLPSLLFFFALNAQNYPYRSNVLWVTTPDHTDWLYKVNEEAKVTVSLYEYGMLLEDGMQISYSVGPELMPSDKTGAVVIKKGKAVISMGTSSKPGFRDLKLSVTRDGKEYKHHIKVGFEPEKLKPYTQFPNDFDSFWEEAKEEAANCPMVVEKEFIPKYSNDKIDCYLIKLQAYKKNQFVYGYLTLPKRAGKYPIVFAPPGAGIKPMSLKHLFYAESGIIRFDMEIHGIRPDLDRERYNEISRAFGNRNNSYLVNGLDNKDNYYMKKVYLSCVRALDFLTSLPEWDGKNLIAQGGSQGGALALITTGLDSRITACAANHPALSDMAGYKAGRAGGYPHLFTKFDGMDTAEKLNTLAYYDVVNFAKLIKVPTFMTWGYNDDTCPPTTSYIVYNILDTEKEALITPVNEHWVSTETRHVILNWIKKGLKVK, from the coding sequence ATGAAAAGACTATTCGTATTACTACCCAGTTTATTATTTTTTTTCGCCTTAAATGCACAAAACTACCCTTATAGAAGCAATGTCCTTTGGGTCACCACTCCTGACCATACCGATTGGCTTTACAAAGTAAATGAAGAGGCTAAAGTGACCGTATCGCTTTATGAATACGGCATGTTGCTAGAAGATGGAATGCAAATTAGCTATAGCGTTGGCCCAGAGTTGATGCCCTCCGATAAAACCGGAGCGGTTGTGATCAAAAAAGGAAAAGCCGTTATTTCTATGGGGACTTCATCCAAGCCAGGCTTTAGAGACCTAAAGCTCAGCGTGACTCGGGATGGAAAAGAATACAAGCACCACATAAAAGTAGGCTTCGAGCCAGAGAAACTTAAGCCCTACACTCAATTCCCCAACGACTTTGATAGTTTTTGGGAAGAAGCCAAGGAAGAAGCTGCCAACTGCCCAATGGTGGTAGAGAAGGAATTCATTCCCAAATATTCAAATGATAAAATCGACTGCTACCTAATAAAACTCCAAGCCTACAAAAAGAACCAATTCGTTTATGGCTACCTCACGCTCCCCAAAAGAGCGGGAAAATATCCTATAGTTTTTGCACCTCCAGGAGCTGGCATTAAGCCAATGAGCTTGAAGCACCTTTTCTATGCGGAAAGTGGAATAATCCGTTTCGATATGGAAATTCATGGAATCCGACCTGATTTGGACAGGGAAAGATATAACGAAATCAGCCGTGCTTTTGGCAACAGGAACAATAGCTATTTGGTGAATGGGCTGGATAATAAAGACAACTATTACATGAAAAAAGTGTATCTCTCTTGCGTGCGCGCCTTGGACTTTTTGACCTCCTTGCCTGAGTGGGATGGCAAAAACCTGATTGCCCAAGGGGGAAGCCAAGGAGGAGCTTTGGCACTAATCACCACTGGGCTGGACTCACGAATCACCGCTTGCGCTGCCAACCACCCTGCGCTCAGCGATATGGCAGGTTACAAAGCCGGTCGGGCTGGAGGTTACCCTCACCTTTTCACCAAGTTTGATGGAATGGATACGGCTGAAAAACTCAACACGCTAGCTTACTACGATGTGGTCAACTTTGCAAAACTGATAAAAGTACCCACCTTCATGACCTGGGGCTACAACGACGATACCTGCCCTCCTACCACAAGCTATATTGTCTACAATATCTTGGACACAGAAAAAGAAGCACTGATCACCCCTGTGAACGAACACTGGGTTTCCACCGAAACTCGCCATGTAATTTTGAATTGGATAAAGAAGGGGTTGAAGGTGAAATAA
- a CDS encoding AraC family transcriptional regulator, which translates to MMKYIKFNKTLCGVDFLLNVIEIREEKANKIPKMVHAADFFQIIFVRNGKGTLMLNNQRITSVKGSILFISQHQKHQWISNEEHFHIQVLVFQEDFLNEYFSDKYFTFRLLYFYQTQFSLRLQLVEPLFDGLLTKLNEIKAELCNTKSDSVHLIRSVLYYVLILLNREYAKSNNIKTAIALNNIAYQFRKLVEEHICAKQRIEDYTELMKISRISLNKAVKEQFNVTASDFIKARLLQEVKALLIFSNLSIAEIANKLHFSEPNHLTRFFKTREGQNPTQFKIDYQNGSH; encoded by the coding sequence ATGATGAAGTATATCAAGTTCAACAAGACGCTTTGTGGAGTAGACTTTCTTTTGAATGTAATTGAGATAAGAGAAGAAAAGGCGAATAAGATTCCTAAAATGGTTCATGCAGCGGACTTTTTCCAAATTATATTTGTGAGAAATGGAAAAGGAACTCTTATGCTAAACAACCAACGGATTACTTCTGTTAAAGGATCGATCTTGTTTATTTCCCAACATCAAAAACATCAATGGATTAGTAATGAGGAACACTTTCACATCCAAGTGCTCGTATTCCAAGAAGATTTTTTGAATGAATACTTCTCCGATAAATACTTCACTTTTCGCCTACTATATTTTTATCAAACCCAATTCTCGTTACGTCTACAACTGGTAGAACCTTTATTTGATGGGCTATTAACCAAATTGAATGAAATAAAGGCAGAACTTTGTAATACTAAAAGTGATAGTGTCCATCTCATCAGGTCTGTCTTATATTATGTGCTTATCCTACTAAATAGAGAATATGCTAAGAGCAATAATATAAAAACAGCTATTGCACTAAACAACATAGCTTATCAATTCAGAAAATTAGTGGAAGAGCATATTTGTGCCAAACAAAGAATTGAAGACTATACAGAACTAATGAAAATTAGCCGAATCTCTTTGAACAAGGCTGTAAAAGAACAGTTTAATGTAACAGCCTCAGATTTTATAAAAGCCCGGCTACTACAGGAAGTAAAGGCTCTATTGATTTTTAGTAATTTATCGATAGCCGAAATTGCCAATAAGCTCCATTTTTCCGAACCGAACCATCTTACTCGGTTCTTTAAGACTAGGGAGGGCCAAAACCCTACTCAATTTAAAATAGATTATCAAAATGGTAGCCATTGA
- a CDS encoding MBL fold metallo-hydrolase, with product MQNIEIQLIRNATLKVTYAGETFLVDPMLSSPKSFRSFVKPEENLNPTVDLPFPTEKITQGITAILLTHSHPDHFDPAAMEALPKDLPFYMQPPDLALVKNASFTKVETIHTSTIFEGITITRTGGKHGPKEILEQLGQVSGFVLQAINHPTIYIVGDCLWDDEIENNIKTYQPDIIITNSGGAVFMGKYRILMDEKETIKVAKTAPKANIIAVHLESLDHCQTTREVLRTKAAKKTLNILVPEDGEVIKM from the coding sequence ATGCAAAACATAGAAATCCAACTCATCAGAAATGCTACACTCAAAGTAACATATGCAGGGGAAACCTTTTTAGTAGACCCCATGCTTTCTTCCCCAAAAAGCTTTCGATCTTTTGTCAAGCCCGAGGAAAACCTGAATCCCACGGTAGATCTACCATTTCCTACTGAGAAAATAACCCAAGGAATAACAGCGATATTATTGACACATTCTCATCCCGACCATTTTGATCCTGCCGCAATGGAAGCCTTGCCTAAAGACCTTCCTTTTTATATGCAACCACCGGATTTAGCATTGGTGAAAAATGCCTCTTTCACTAAAGTAGAAACCATACATACATCAACAATATTTGAGGGTATTACCATTACTCGTACCGGTGGAAAACACGGGCCTAAAGAAATTTTAGAACAGCTTGGTCAAGTTTCCGGCTTTGTGCTGCAAGCGATAAATCACCCCACTATCTATATCGTTGGCGATTGTCTGTGGGATGATGAGATAGAAAACAACATTAAAACTTATCAACCTGATATTATCATCACCAACTCTGGTGGAGCAGTTTTTATGGGAAAATACAGGATTTTGATGGATGAGAAAGAGACGATAAAAGTAGCCAAAACAGCACCTAAAGCAAATATAATCGCCGTGCATCTCGAATCATTAGATCATTGCCAGACCACCAGAGAAGTACTCCGCACAAAAGCAGCAAAAAAAACATTGAATATTCTTGTGCCTGAAGATGGGGAAGTGATAAAAATGTAA
- a CDS encoding glycoside hydrolase family 32 protein encodes MKTENHSSICLLIMLLGISLLSCETQQTDTESKGQLVAEAPNYQQQYRPQYHFSPPQQWMNDPNGMVYYEGEYHLFYQHYPDSNVWGPMHWGHVVSPDMVNWENLPIALYPDDLGMIFSGSAVVDWKNTSGFGTETNPPLVAIFTYHDMEKEKAGVVEHQTQGIAYSTDKGRSWAKYEGNPVLKNPGIWDFRDPKVRWYEPQQKWIMTLAVKDHISFYSSPDLKNWTLESDFGNNIGAHGGVWECPDMFPMVDSEGNEKWVTFLSINPGGPQGGSATQYFVGDFDGKTFTPADTVIRWIDYGADNYAGVTWSDIPEEDGRRLFLGWLSNWQYANIVPTYDWRSAMTIPRTLNLTVDNYLLQKPVKELGNIMRSAQLIEDFEFAGIDTVDGLELAETAHFFFNASMGDARRLEMIMGNEKERFKLIVDLDSQQLITDRSQSGLVDFHPAFADIHQLDLKEGFELQNIEVFIDAASVEIFINDGRYVFTELIFPESPYTQVSFKADSEVKINGFSYNEVNSIWEKVE; translated from the coding sequence ATGAAAACTGAAAACCATTCAAGTATTTGTCTCCTTATTATGCTTTTGGGCATTTCGCTGCTCAGTTGCGAAACACAGCAAACAGATACGGAGTCGAAAGGGCAACTCGTAGCCGAAGCTCCTAATTACCAACAACAATACCGTCCACAATACCATTTTTCCCCTCCCCAGCAGTGGATGAACGATCCTAATGGCATGGTGTATTACGAAGGGGAATACCATCTTTTTTATCAGCATTATCCCGACAGCAATGTATGGGGACCGATGCACTGGGGGCATGTAGTGAGCCCCGATATGGTAAACTGGGAGAATTTGCCCATTGCGCTTTACCCCGATGACCTTGGGATGATCTTCTCTGGATCTGCCGTAGTCGACTGGAAAAACACCTCAGGTTTTGGGACAGAAACCAATCCTCCGTTGGTGGCTATTTTTACCTATCATGACATGGAAAAAGAAAAAGCCGGTGTTGTTGAGCACCAGACGCAGGGCATTGCTTATTCAACCGATAAAGGGCGAAGCTGGGCCAAATACGAAGGAAATCCTGTGTTAAAAAACCCGGGTATTTGGGATTTTAGAGATCCAAAAGTAAGGTGGTACGAGCCTCAGCAGAAATGGATCATGACTTTGGCGGTGAAAGATCATATTAGTTTTTATTCTTCCCCTGACCTGAAGAATTGGACGTTGGAAAGCGATTTTGGAAACAACATTGGTGCTCACGGTGGCGTGTGGGAATGTCCCGATATGTTCCCTATGGTCGATAGCGAGGGAAATGAAAAATGGGTGACCTTCCTGAGCATAAACCCGGGCGGCCCACAAGGCGGTTCGGCTACCCAATATTTTGTGGGAGACTTTGATGGCAAAACTTTTACTCCTGCCGATACCGTTATTCGCTGGATAGATTACGGTGCGGATAATTATGCCGGCGTAACTTGGTCGGATATCCCCGAGGAAGATGGAAGGCGGCTATTTTTAGGCTGGCTATCAAACTGGCAATATGCCAACATTGTTCCCACCTACGACTGGCGAAGTGCGATGACCATTCCTAGGACACTCAACCTTACAGTTGATAATTACTTACTTCAAAAACCTGTGAAAGAACTGGGCAATATCATGCGGTCTGCTCAATTAATTGAAGATTTTGAATTTGCAGGAATAGACACGGTAGATGGGTTGGAGTTGGCAGAAACCGCGCATTTCTTTTTTAATGCAAGCATGGGTGATGCTCGCCGCCTAGAAATGATAATGGGAAATGAAAAGGAACGCTTCAAGTTGATCGTAGACCTGGATTCGCAGCAGTTGATCACCGATAGAAGCCAATCTGGGCTAGTAGATTTTCATCCTGCTTTTGCTGATATACACCAGCTAGACTTGAAAGAAGGTTTCGAGTTGCAAAATATTGAAGTATTTATAGATGCTGCTTCGGTGGAGATCTTTATCAACGATGGGAGGTATGTTTTTACAGAATTGATCTTTCCCGAAAGTCCATATACCCAAGTATCTTTTAAAGCCGATAGCGAAGTGAAAATAAACGGATTTTCCTATAATGAAGTGAATTCTATTTGGGAAAAAGTGGAGTAG
- a CDS encoding RagB/SusD family nutrient uptake outer membrane protein codes for MKTYIYSSLITLSFLFVTSCEKHLDFQPKGSLTSSDVSTPENIDGLVTAAYASTGNDFWNGSITSMWMYGSVRSDDAYKGGGSVDDVGVLNQYEQYNLTQASQSDPILAPTTWENFYKAISRANYALSVLNEVSDNDFSKKVVRQGEMRFLRGHSHFMLKMLFKKISYIEETISDDERALVSNTEYTNDQLWDKIAEDFQFAVDNLPETQSEVGRANQLAAKAYLAKVRLYQAYEQDESHTVIGINASRLNEVVRLTNDVINSGKYTLQPDFAENFLVGYDNGPESIYAIQYSIDDGTDIGRLSMSTSLNYSLAPQYGCCWFHIPSQNMVNAFKTDDNGIPMFDTFNEESMVEPEDFMTNGVDPRLDHTVGIQGHPFKYQPDVLYDHSWERVPALYGGFGNMKEQQASDCPCFSKVGPFYGSSVNIDIIRFADVLLWKAEALIELGRHSEALPLINQVRARAQQSTERLKYADGSNPSNYRISEYEDGVNINWTQENARIALQWERRLEFAMESPRFFDLVRWGIAAETLNGYLEVEKKRRAYLSQASFTKGRDEYFPIPQREIDLTKGLYEQNPNY; via the coding sequence ATGAAAACATATATATATTCCTCGCTCATAACTTTAAGCTTTTTGTTTGTGACTTCTTGTGAGAAACATCTTGATTTTCAGCCAAAAGGCTCGCTTACGTCAAGTGATGTTTCTACCCCTGAAAATATTGATGGTTTGGTAACTGCAGCCTATGCAAGTACGGGCAATGACTTTTGGAATGGCTCTATCACCAGCATGTGGATGTATGGAAGTGTTCGTTCCGACGATGCTTATAAAGGAGGGGGCAGTGTTGATGATGTTGGGGTACTTAACCAGTACGAACAATATAACCTGACACAAGCCTCTCAGTCTGACCCAATTTTGGCGCCAACTACTTGGGAAAATTTTTACAAAGCTATTTCAAGAGCCAATTATGCCTTGTCAGTTTTAAATGAGGTTTCTGACAATGACTTCTCAAAAAAGGTTGTTCGCCAAGGAGAAATGCGTTTTTTGAGAGGGCACAGCCATTTTATGTTAAAAATGCTTTTCAAAAAAATCTCTTATATTGAAGAGACTATTTCAGATGATGAGAGAGCGCTGGTTTCCAATACAGAATATACTAATGATCAACTTTGGGATAAAATAGCCGAAGACTTCCAATTTGCAGTGGATAACCTTCCAGAAACACAGTCAGAAGTTGGTCGGGCAAATCAACTGGCAGCGAAAGCTTATTTGGCTAAGGTGAGGTTATACCAAGCGTACGAACAAGACGAATCTCATACTGTAATAGGGATCAATGCTTCACGATTGAATGAAGTAGTGAGGTTGACTAATGATGTAATCAACTCAGGTAAGTACACTCTCCAGCCTGATTTTGCCGAGAATTTTCTAGTAGGATATGACAATGGTCCTGAGTCAATTTATGCCATTCAATATTCTATTGATGACGGTACTGACATCGGGCGTTTAAGTATGTCAACGAGTTTGAATTACAGTTTGGCGCCACAATACGGCTGCTGCTGGTTTCATATCCCTAGTCAAAACATGGTCAATGCATTTAAAACAGATGATAATGGAATACCGATGTTCGATACATTCAACGAAGAGTCAATGGTTGAGCCGGAAGATTTCATGACGAATGGTGTTGATCCACGCCTAGACCATACGGTAGGTATCCAAGGTCATCCTTTCAAATACCAACCAGATGTTTTGTATGACCATAGCTGGGAAAGAGTGCCAGCATTGTATGGCGGATTTGGGAACATGAAAGAACAGCAGGCATCAGATTGCCCGTGTTTTAGTAAAGTAGGGCCATTTTATGGAAGTTCGGTCAATATTGATATCATACGCTTTGCGGACGTGTTGCTTTGGAAAGCCGAAGCTTTGATCGAACTCGGAAGACATAGTGAAGCGTTGCCGCTTATCAACCAAGTAAGGGCTAGGGCGCAGCAAAGTACCGAAAGGCTGAAATATGCTGATGGTAGCAACCCATCAAATTACCGTATTTCGGAGTATGAAGACGGGGTGAATATCAATTGGACACAAGAAAATGCCAGAATTGCTTTACAATGGGAACGGAGGTTAGAGTTTGCGATGGAGAGCCCAAGGTTTTTCGATTTGGTAAGGTGGGGAATTGCGGCCGAAACGCTAAATGGTTATCTTGAAGTGGAAAAAAAACGTAGGGCATATCTTTCTCAAGCTAGTTTTACGAAAGGTAGGGATGAATATTTCCCAATTCCTCAAAGAGAAATCGACCTTACAAAAGGGTTATATGAACAAAACCCTAATTATTAA